The DNA segment ATACTTGTCCTCCATTTTCATGGATAATCTGTGTAATTTCTCTAATCGCAGATTCAAAAACTCCATGAGTTGATGGATAAGTTACCATTAAACATGCAAGATTATCTTTGTGCAATATTGCTTTTGCACGTAGATCCTCTACATCAATATTTCCCTCTTCGGTGGTTTTAGTAACAACCACTTTCATTCCCGCCATTGTTGCAGTTGCAGGATTTGTTCCGTGTGCAGATGCAGGAATTAATGCAATATTTCTGTGATGATCTCCATTTGACTGGTGAAAAGCACGAATTACCATAAGACCGCTGTATTCTCCTTGTGCACCAGAATTTGGTTGTAAAGTTGTTCCAGCAAACCCTGTAATAACGTTTAATTGATGCTCTAGTTTCGAAAGCATTTCGTGGTATCCTGTCGCTTGCTCTATAGGAGCAAATGGGTGGATGTTATTCCATCTTGGGAAACTTAAAGGCAACATTTCTGCTGCTGCATTTAATTTCATCGTACAAGATCCCAAAGCAATCATTGAGTGATTTAATGCCAAATCTTTGCGCTCTAATTTTTTGATGTAACGCATCAAAGAAGTTTCTGAACGGTATTTTTTGAAAACGTCGTGTTGCAAGAAACTACTTGTTCTTTTTACGCGCTCACTAAAATTTTGTTCTTTGTCGAATTCAGTAACCTTCACAGTTTCTTTTAAAGTCGCTTCAGAAAAAATTGCTAGAATTTCGTTTACATCGTTGATTGAAGTAGTTTCGTTAAAAGCGATAACTACAGTTTCTGCATCAGGATAGTAGAAGTTAATTTCTTTTGCTTCTGCTAATTTCTGAATGGCTGCCGCATCTGTCTTTAAAACGATGGTATCAAAGAATGAAGTGTTCGTCTGATATACGCCTAATTTATTTAGTCTATTTGCTGTTGTAACCGCTGCCGCGTGCACTTTATTAGCAATATTAGTTAATCCATCTGCACCGTGATATACTGCATACATTCCTGCCATCACGGCAAGAAGTACTTGTGCTGTACAAATGTTTGAAGTAGCTTTTTCACGTTTGATGTGTTGCTCACGTGTTTGTAGCGCCATACGCAAAGCACGGTTTCCATTAGCGTCAATTGTAACACCAATAATACGTCCTGGCATGCTTCTTTTATATTCCTCTTTGGTTGCAAAATAGGCAGCGTGAGGGCCTCCGTATCCTAAAGGAATACCAAAACGTTGTGTTGTTCCTACAACAACATCAGCGCCCATTTCGCCTGGAGAAACTAATTTTGTAAGACTTAAAATATCTGCAGCAACTGCTACTTTTATATTTTTTGACTTAGCTTCAGATATGAATGATGCATAATCATGAACTTGACCGTATTTTCCAGGATATTGAAGTATCGCTGCAAAGAAGTCTTCAGAGAAATCAAAATTTTCGTGATTTCCAACTACTAGCTCAACACCAATTGGCTCTGATCTAGTTTGTAATACAGATAGTGTTTGTGGTAAAATTTCTTCCGAAACAAAAAGCTTACAAACATTATTTTTCTTTTGATCACGCGTTCTTACGTCAAAAAGCAATGCCATGGCTTCGGCAGCCGCAGTACTCTCGTCAAGTAATGAAGCATTCGCGATTTCCATTCCTGTAAGTTCAATTACCGTAGTTTGAAAATTTAATAATGCTTCCAAACGACCTTGTGCAATTTCTGCTTGGTATGGCGTATAGGCGGTATACCATCCGGGATTTTCAAAAACATTTCGCTGAATAGCCGCCGGCACAATTGCTGCGTGATATCCCAATCCAATATAAGTTTTGAAAACCTTATTTTTATTTCCTAAGGTGTGAATGTGATTTAAATATTCGTACTCCGTCATTTCTGGTTCCAAGTCCAAAGGCGCTTTTAGCCTAATGTCATCTGGGAGCGTTTCATATACCAACTGTTCTAATGAATCAACTCCTACAGTTTTAAGCATATGCTGTAAATCTGATTCTCTAGGGCCAATGTGTCTTAAAGCAAAAGCATCTGTTTTCATATTATAAAGCGTGTTGTTTTTAAGCATGCAAAAATACCGCTTTTAAATGAATTGCTATTTAGTTTTTAACAATGATTTTTACGAATGTTTCAACTAATCAACTTCGCGTAAGCTGATTGCTTATTTTTACAAAATGAAAATACTGCAAAGCTTGTTTAATTTCTATCTCCAAAGTAGCATGCATGTTGCGCTTGCCGTCTTTTCTTTGCTACAAATGACACTGCATATGTTTGATATTCATAATGATACCTATTGTGGCTACTTTGCGTTTTTCGGAACAATTGTAGGATATAACTTTGTAAAATATGATGCGCTTACGCGAAATAAAGGGCTTAAGGTCACTCCAATGATTAAAGCGATTGTCATTTTGACTATCATATCTTTTGCAGCCACAACATATTTCTTCTTTAAACTAAAGATACAAACGCAACTTGTTTCCTTTGCAGTTTTAATACTTGTACTACTTTACACGCTTCCATTTTTTCCAAATAGAAGAAACGCGCGAAACTGGGCTGGAGTCAAAATTTATATTGTTGCATTGTGTTGGGTAGGAGTTACTTTATTATTGCCACTGCTAAATGCTGAAGTCGCTTTTAGAATGGATGTCTTTTATAAATCCTTACAGCGATTTATTCTAGTATTTGTATTAATTCTAGTATTCGAAATAATCGATTTGGCAAATGATGATCCACATCTTCAAACCGTTCCGCAGCAAATTGGCGTACGGGCTACCAAACTTCTAGGGACTTTTTTATTAATACCATTCTACTTTTTAGAGTATCTCAAAACTGTGTTGAATTATGAACAGCTAATAATTAATTTAGTTTTGATTGTAGTTTTAGGACTATTTCTACTAAATGCGTCACACAGTAAATCTAGGTATTACACTTCTTTTTGGGTCGAGAGTGTGCCGATTTTCTGGTGGCTGATGGTCCTGTTTACCCATTATTATGTTGGTTAGAATTCTTCTTTTAGCGAAAGCTTAATAAAAATAGTTAAAAAAAAATGAGGAGCTCGTTACTTCGAAACTCCTCATTCATATACTTTTAACCTATTAATTTATTCTAATAAGCCAGCTCTTTTTAGTAAAGCATCCGGTTTAGGTTCTTGACCTCTAAAGTTTTTATACAATGTCATCGGATGGTCTGTACCACCTTTTGCAAGTATGTTGTCTTTAAATTTTGTAGCAATTTCTTGATTGAAAATTCCGTGTGCTTGAAAATAAGCGAAGGCGTCAGCATCGAGAACTTCTGCCCATTTATAACTATAATAACCGGACGAATATCCACCTTGAAAAATATGCGAAAAAGCTGTACTCATAGCGTTCTCTGGAACATCTGGATAAAGTAAAGTATCTGCAAACTGCGTAGTTTCAAATTCTTTAAGGTTTTTAATCTCTGAAGGATCTGCTCCGTGCCATCCCATATCAAGCAAGCCGAAACTTATTTGTCGCATTGTGGCCATTCCTTCTTGAAAACTGGCAC comes from the Flavobacterium ardleyense genome and includes:
- the gcvP gene encoding aminomethyl-transferring glycine dehydrogenase gives rise to the protein MKTDAFALRHIGPRESDLQHMLKTVGVDSLEQLVYETLPDDIRLKAPLDLEPEMTEYEYLNHIHTLGNKNKVFKTYIGLGYHAAIVPAAIQRNVFENPGWYTAYTPYQAEIAQGRLEALLNFQTTVIELTGMEIANASLLDESTAAAEAMALLFDVRTRDQKKNNVCKLFVSEEILPQTLSVLQTRSEPIGVELVVGNHENFDFSEDFFAAILQYPGKYGQVHDYASFISEAKSKNIKVAVAADILSLTKLVSPGEMGADVVVGTTQRFGIPLGYGGPHAAYFATKEEYKRSMPGRIIGVTIDANGNRALRMALQTREQHIKREKATSNICTAQVLLAVMAGMYAVYHGADGLTNIANKVHAAAVTTANRLNKLGVYQTNTSFFDTIVLKTDAAAIQKLAEAKEINFYYPDAETVVIAFNETTSINDVNEILAIFSEATLKETVKVTEFDKEQNFSERVKRTSSFLQHDVFKKYRSETSLMRYIKKLERKDLALNHSMIALGSCTMKLNAAAEMLPLSFPRWNNIHPFAPIEQATGYHEMLSKLEHQLNVITGFAGTTLQPNSGAQGEYSGLMVIRAFHQSNGDHHRNIALIPASAHGTNPATATMAGMKVVVTKTTEEGNIDVEDLRAKAILHKDNLACLMVTYPSTHGVFESAIREITQIIHENGGQVYMDGANMNAQVGLTNPATIGADVCHLNLHKTFAIPHGGGGPGVGPICVAKHLVQFLPSNPLISTGGKNAITAISSAPWGSALVCLISYGYITMLGSEGLTRSTKMAILNANYIKSRLEEHYTTLYSGEMGRAAHEMILECRPFKEKGIEVTDIAKRLMDYGFHAPTVSFPVAGTLMIEPTESEDLEELDRFCDAMISIRKEIEECTIEDKNNVLKNAPHTLPMITTDNWDLPYSREKAAFPLEYISENKFWPSVRRVDDAYGDRNLICSCAPIEAYMES
- a CDS encoding UbiA prenyltransferase family protein; this translates as MKILQSLFNFYLQSSMHVALAVFSLLQMTLHMFDIHNDTYCGYFAFFGTIVGYNFVKYDALTRNKGLKVTPMIKAIVILTIISFAATTYFFFKLKIQTQLVSFAVLILVLLYTLPFFPNRRNARNWAGVKIYIVALCWVGVTLLLPLLNAEVAFRMDVFYKSLQRFILVFVLILVFEIIDLANDDPHLQTVPQQIGVRATKLLGTFLLIPFYFLEYLKTVLNYEQLIINLVLIVVLGLFLLNASHSKSRYYTSFWVESVPIFWWLMVLFTHYYVG